A window from Salvia miltiorrhiza cultivar Shanhuang (shh) chromosome 2, IMPLAD_Smil_shh, whole genome shotgun sequence encodes these proteins:
- the LOC131011333 gene encoding NAC domain-containing protein JA2-like, producing the protein MDDQETEQRHSEDEQIPAPAAPMAVPEWKNYLPGFRFVPTDTELILYYLQKKINNEPILCDGIKDTNLKQVNPWDLQAKFPKLGDDEWYFFTPRDRKYPNGERPDRGSESGYWKATGADKPVIVGDVTVGFKKALVFYQGKPQKGVKTNWIMHEYRVNAAARKKRSKDDMRLDDWVLCRMYEKSTRLTNKRKNPNAKEQTDDDWETAPLENDDDCEIAAAVENLPGIFPENPYPFNYYYHEQNPAYLQDILKQSTFAGYQEANPSFSDVYFQLDGIVAPPVEEQGININSYLNDEPLGLGFQQQLNIASSSYVNDEPLALALGFQQLLPPQPNIASSSTWRSNEASSSYVNDEPSASGFQQLLPPQPNIASSSTWRSNEASSSYVNDEPSASGFQQPPAQPNIASSSTWRSNEAFFPASINTNISPPIYNQIDAQQDMKIDAQENTSRGLGFRH; encoded by the exons ATGGATGATCAAGAAACAGAGCAGCGCCACTCCGAAGATGAACAAATTCCGGCACCGGCAGCTCCAATGGCCGTGCCGGAGTGGAAGAATTACCTGCCGGGGTTTCGTTTCGTGCCCACTGACACCGAGCTCATTCTGTATTACTTGCAGAAGAAAATCAACAATGAGCCTATCCTCTGTGATGGAATTAAAGACACTAATCTCAAACAAGTTAACCCCTGGGACTTGCAAG CGAAGTTTCCGAAACTTGGAGACGACGAATGGTATTTCTTCACACCGAGGGATCGGAAGTATCCAAACGGAGAGCGGCCGGATCGAGGATCGGAGTCCGGGTACTGGAAGGCTACCGGCGCTGATAAACCGGTGATAGTTGGAGATGTAACCGTTGGATTCAAAAAGGCATTGGTATTTTATCAAGGAAAGCCTCAGAAAGGTGTCAAGACTAACTGGATAATGCATGAATATAGGGTTAATGCTGCTGCACGCAAGAAGAGGAGTAAAGATGACATGAGG TTGGATGATTGGGTTCTATGCCGCATGTATGAGAAATCTACGAGGCTAACAAACAAAAGGAAGAATCCAAATGCAAAGGAGCAAACCGATGATGATTGGGAAACTGCTCCGCTCGAAAATGATGATGATTGTGAAATAGCTGCAGCGGTCGAAAATCTTCCAGGAATATTCCCAGAAAATCCATAtccttttaattattattatcacGAGCAAAACCCAGCTTATCTTCAAGATATACTGAAGCAATCCACATTTGCTGGCTATCAAGAAGCCAATCCATCATTTAGTGATGTCTATTTTCAGTTGGATGGAATAGTGGCCCCACCAGTTGAGGAGCAGGGGatcaatattaattcatatctAAATGATGAGCCATTGGGATTGGGATTTCAGCAGCAGCTAAATATAGCTTCTTCTTCATATGTAAATGATGAACCATTGGCATTGGCGTTGGGATTTCAGCAGCTGCTGCCGCCGCAGCCAAATATAGCTTCCTCTTCTACTTGGAGGAGTAATGAAGCTTCTTCTTCATATGTAAATGATGAGCCATCGGCATCGGGATTTCAGCAGCTGCTGCCGCCGCAGCCAAATATAGCTTCTTCTTCTACTTGGAGGAGTAATGAAGCTTCTTCTTCATATGTAAATGATGAGCCATCGGCATCGGGATTTCAGCAGCCGCCGGCGCAGCCAAATATAGCTTCTTCTTCTACTTGGAGGAGCAATGAAGCTTTTTTCCCCGCAAGCATCAACACCAACATTTCTCCTCCCATATACAACCAGATCGACGCCCAGCAAGACATGAAGATCGATGCCCAAGAAAACACATCAAGAGGTTTAGGTTTTAGACATTAG